AAATTATGGCCTTAGTCTTGGTTGTACAACGGTGGACGTCCCTATTTACTTGGGCGACAATTCATAGTGAGAACAGACCACCATAGTTTGAAGTACCTATGGGCCCAAAGCATCACCACTTTAGCTCAACAAAGATGGTTATGTAAATTGATGGGGTTTGATTTCGTCATCGAATACAAGAAGGGGCCTGAAAATATTGTGGCCGATACTTTATCTCGAAGAGAAGACGATGCAAGGGAGGTAAAACTATCAAGCGAGTTAGCAGCAATCTCTCAACTAGTGTCAAATTGGGTAGCTgcaatcaaagaagaaattaactCTAAAACAGATTTACAAGACTTAGTTCAACAAATCCAAGGAGATGAAGCCGTGGGACCATGGAAGCTTGTTCAtggaatgattttttttaaagaaagaaTTTATCTAGCTGCAGATTCATCATTAATCCCTGATATCATAGAGCAGTTTCATAACAACTCTCATGAAGGGTATCATAAAACCCTCAAGCGGATTCGGGCCAACTTTTACTGGACAGGAATgcagaaaaaaatcaaagagtttATAGCTGCCTGCGACATTTGCCAACGCCACAAGTCCGAACAACTTGCTTCAGCTAGGCTTCTCCAACCATTGCCAATTTCGAATCAGGTATGGGAGGATATATCAATGGATTTCATCAATGGTTTACCGGTATCTAAAGACAAAACTACAATTTTTGTTGTGGTTGATAGACTAACCAAGTACGCACATTTTATTCCATTGTCCCATCCATATACTATTGTTGGTGTTGCTGAGATTTTTTTTgagaatatatttaaattgCATGGGATGCCGAGATCGATTGTTTGTGATCGAGATTCCCACCTTCACAAGCATCTTTTGGTCAGAGTTATTCAAGCGGAATGGTACAACTTTTAATTATAGCTCTGCCTACCATCCGCAAACCGATGGCCAAAGTgaggtggtgaatcgtaccATTGAGATGTATCTAAGGTATTTTTCAAGTTCGTGACCCAAAGAATGGTGTAATTGGTTAGCTTGGACAGAGTACTATTACAATACCAGCTGGCATTCCTCTATCAAAACAAGTCCCTTTGAACTTGTTTTTGGCAGGGCTCTGCCTACCTTGTTGACTTACATTCCGGGTGCTACTATTGTTGAGTCTGTGGACCATCAACTACAGATTCGAGATCAAGTTCTTAAAGACTTGAGAGTCACTCTTCAAGAATCGTAGTCTCGTATGAAGAAGATTTACGACCAACGTCATACGGAACAAGAATTTGAAATAGGAGACTGGGTTTATCTGAAACTCCAACCTTATCTACAAATAAGGAAAGCTGCCAAGCTAGCTCCAAAATATTGTGGGCCCTTTATGATTCTAAAGAAAATAGGAGCAGTTTCTTATAAGTTGAAATTGCCAACAGAATCTAAAATTCATCATGTGTTCCATGTTTCTCTTTTAAAGAAAAAGATTAGCTCCAAGCATCCAGTTTAAGGTGAACTTCTAGCGGTTGTAATGGATACAAGAACCATTTTCCCTATACCACAGGCAATTCTTGATCGACGTCAACGAAAACATGAAGATGAGATTCTCATTCATTGGAAGGGACTCTCACCTATAGAAGCGACTTGGGAAAATCTTGCTACTATGCAAAGGCAGTTTCCTAACCATAACCTTGAGGCCAAGGCTAATTTCTAAGGGAAAAGGCATTGTTATGTGcctcctttctttcttattattttattattttttagttattgaaTAAATCTTATGTATCTTGTTTCAAGTTGCGCTAGTATTACGAAAAGAACTGTTCTTCTCCTATTTAGATGTGTAGGAGGTTCTATAACTGTTTTTTCCCATTTGTTGGTGTTCGTTGCAGCAAACGAGGGTATTTAAAAAGCCAAGTCAGTTCTTGAAAGATATGTTATCAATTTTCTTCAAATACCCTGTGTTGTTGAGAGGTCAAAAGTTCCTCAATAAACCTTAAACAACTTCTGTTTCCTTAATTATAATCATAAGTAAAAAGGGAGGGGTACTCAATTCATaccaaagtggtatcagagccaatcccATGGCCCCCAGTGCAAGTGAACAGCGCTGATACCACTTTGATATGAACTGAGTATCTCCCTTTTTACCTATGATGATAATTAAAGAAATAGAAATTGTTGAGGGGTTTACTGAGGAATCTTTGACCTCTCAACAACACAGGGTGTTTGAATAAAACTAATAACATATCCTTCAAGAACTGACTTGGCTTTTTAAATAGTCTCGTCAGCTACAACGAACACCAACAAATAGGAAAAAACGATTACAGAATCTCCTACCCATCTAAATAGGAGAAGAACTGTTCTTCCCGAAAAACTAGCGCAACTGAAACAAGATACATAAGACTTATTCAAACCCTAAACAAGATACATAAGACTTATTCAACaactagaaaataataaaataataagaaagaaagaaagcaggCACATAACACAGACACAGCGGTGATTGTACTTCTTTTTAGCAACCAAACACAAACTTTAATAAGAGATGGAAGATTCACCTCCTCCTGTCCTGTGCCAGTAAATatggataataatatatatgacatTTCTGTTTTGCCAAATTCGAAATACAAAAGAAAGCAATTTCTTATCAGCAATTTCTTGAGAGAATCAAAGTCCGAACGAGACCGACCACCATATGTATATACAAACACAGATTCTAACCATATGAGATGATGAAGTTAAGTGTGTCCATACTGCAGTTACTCCGAACTCGGATGAACGGCAGCAGCGGCCACAGGTCGAGACCATGGAGTCGACCCCGCAAATATTGCGGCCACGACAGATTTTGTAGTATCCAGTTTCGCCCCAATGTTCTCCCCACGAGTTCTTTATGATCCAGTACGGCTTCTCCTTCATCCGGATGGGGGCATAGCCAGCTGAACCATAGCCGACCAACAACACTCCGTGGTCTAGCCGTTTGGAGCATATATACGGGCATGAAACTCCCCCCACATAGGTCTGCATGAACACTGCATTGATTGCCACTGcacccaaatacaaagaaattttaAGTGTCAGGTTCAACCTCCATATCATTCCCCACCCCCCGGGCGGGCAATTTGGTTCATAAAGGTTTCTTTTCTTATTGGTTGCTTTCAAATACAAGGAGATTTGACTATGAATATCACCTACATATCATTCCCCCCATCTATTCATGAAGGTTTCTCTTACTTGAGGACTGCCTATGCTCCCACCCTACAgaagtttcttttttattaattgcCCCTAGAGGATTCTTAATAACAAGGCATCATTTGAGGAATACAAATACAAGCAGCCAACCCAACTAATTGAGATTATGACATGTTGAAAGTTGAGTTTAGCCttccagattttttttttaaataactatatGTAGACGGGGCACCAAAAGGTCGcagattttttataatatacaCAGTATACTATAAAAGACCCCtaatatatacacattataCTATAAAAGACCCCTAATATGTCCCCAAGAGCGGCTCACGTGGCAACCAGCCCCATGCTTGGCATGAGAGGTTGTGGGTTCAAACCTTCTCCCGCCCCCTAGTGTGGACATAGGGAGCAAATCTTGCTCCCCTTAACACAGCTAAAGATTCCCTTGCCCTGAAAAAGATCTATCCATTCTTCTGAAGTCAGAAAAATATGACGAGAAGCTAATCCATGACTTTTGAGAGTATTGAAGGAACATACCTGCAAGAGGGCCATTTTTAACAAGATTCGCAGCAATTTGGTCTTCATCAAGGGAGACAACACTAAAGTTGGCCACTGATGCAACAATCTTGGCCTTGTCAAATTTGCAGGTTCCATCAGTACCAGTGTAAGGATAATCTCCTTCTCGCATAAGTCCACCTGCTTTGAGCGTGTACTCAAAGGCACTATTCATCAGCCCACCGTTGCAACCAGCATCACATGAACCAGGTTCCTCTGGATCACACTGCAGACAGAACAGGATCATATGCACATCCATGCACAAACTTGTACAACAGATaggacaaaaaaatttaatgatttttcacCAACATGTACTAATATAGACAATTGCATGATTTAACAAGATAAAGTCTgaaaaagtaaacaaaataaCAGTAATTACTCTTAATAACAGTGCCAATTTATAAATGATTTAGGTAATAGATGGATAGGAGATGTTTAGCTTTCAGTTAAAACTGCAATAAGGTGACATTGACAAGCACAATGCAGCCTTAACTTCATTTTTGCCCCAAAGGTGTTGGCCAAGTCCCGTCATGTGCTTGAACAGCCATAAGGCCCATAACTCCTAATGTCAGCCCCTAACTTTTTAGAATCCTAAAAATGATTATCTTGGGAGGAATTCCATTCTATGTCAATCAACAGCCATTTAACATCtccaaaaaggaaaattattttgcaCCTCAACCAACATTAGAATTGACCACTCCCCTGTGGGCAAGGTAATAGTAGTAATGTGCAACATATTATGACATGTTCCACCAATCCGTGACTCCAATTTTTTTAGGAAGTTGTGAACTTGTAATAAATAGGAATTAACTGACAAAAGCAACAAGAACAGTTAAGGTGCGTTAGAAAGTGTACGTCGTTCTTGGTTCTATCAGTAGTACCATGTCAACTTCCCCCTCCATTTGTACACAAGAGAATACTGACCTAGTTAGAAATTGGTACAATTCTAAACCATAACACAACAACAAAATATCGAGGCTCAaaggtggggtcagctacatagATTCAAGCTTGTCAATCATTTCTATCAACTATTGTATCTTATATAAGACAATTATAGCTCATACATGCTTAAGAGTTTCCAACAAAATTTCTCGTAGTCTTGTTCTATctttctgttatttttttttttttttgttcattccatccactctcctcattTAAAAGTGTCTATCAAgtcttcttttcacatgaccaaactataTTAATCATGTCTCGTACATTTTCAAGATTTAATTCCTAGCAAGTAATCATTCCTAAAACTTTCTTTGCAATGAAGGGTGAAAGGAGCTAGCTCTAAATTATTAAGAACGCCTTTGcataaaagagaagtaatgAACCATCCACAGAAAAAGTCAATTGCAAAACCAACACGAACAGTTAGCATATGATGAGAGCTTTGAAACAATTCAAGCTccctcattaaccataagtaACAGTTGTATCCAGCATATGCAGACTAAATGGCAGTTCAATTAATAAAAACCTTCCCTAATTTTattcaagcaaaaaaaaaatccatctacAAATGATATCTTCGTCAACCTTATGACGAATCACTGCATAGGTAAGCAGTGCGCGCACAAAAATGCAAATAAAGAGAGGACAACGTCAGCATACCTCGTGACACACAAATGCAAATAAAGAGAGGACAACGTCAGCATACCTCGTGGCACACAAATGCAAATAAAGAGAGGACAACATCAGCATACCTCGTGGTCACAATCCACAAGCTGTTGCTCGCTCAGGCTCTCCAGCTTCCCTGTCGCAAGGAAATTCGCCCCTTCCAATGCTCCAGTTGTACTAAACGACCAGCATGATCCGCAAGAGCCCTACTCGCGATTCACAATCCACAACAACAAAATTAACGTCGCAAATATACTCCCAAAGACAGCGCAGACGAAAAAAAAAGTAACCATAAAAAGTCAAAATCAACATCTTAATACCCTAATTCCTCAATAATCGACGCACATACAAACTTAGATGTACATAGGCGTACAATACCTGGTTCTTTACGGGCGTAACGGCTCCGTGATCTCTCCAATCGAAATCCTCGGGCAGATCATTAGTCGGAAGGATCGGAGCCTTGGTAGCGTCCGCCGGAAGCCTGAGTCGCTTCAGGCCGAGGTGATTCCTGCGGAACTCGGCCGGAGTCAGATCGGAGAACTGAGTGACGCCGTGGACAGCCGAGGGGTCGAGCTTCTGATGACGCAGCGCCCGGCGCAGGTTAGCCTTGAAGACCGAAAACCTGTAATCGTGCTCCTCCTTGGTGGCGTACGACTTTCCATACTTGCGCTTGAAGAGCGAAAAGTGGTGCTCTGCGCCCAACAGGTGGTCACCGCCGACGACCTGCCGGATCAAGAAGTCGTCATCGGCCGAATCGGAGTCGATCGCGGCGGCGAACGACGTCGCAACcaggaaagagagaagaaagaggagagagaTCCGCCCATCCATGATTCCCAAGAAAGCAAGAAACAGATGAGCAAACCCTACCAGTACGAGTTctctatatatagatataggagccctgtatctatatatatatttctaactAACAGTCCTCTCCCACTATGGTCGCCAAGGGTTCCTTCAGAGAGAAGGAGACCTGTGTGCCAATGGCGATCCGACACGTGGTGGATAGCTATTGGCAAAAGGAATGGTAGTTTGCTTTTTGGGGGCTAGCTTTATTCAACTGCTCTTTATTGGTCTTTCGTGGACACTTCTGCTACTTTTATTGGGCTTTCCGTGCCATTCCTGGTGAAGTTATCAGTACTCGGATAACTTTATTTAAATTCACGAATTATTACTCGCTCATTTAacgtaattattaattaataatttaaaaatgagaaTAGTTTTTAGATAATAACTGGAAGGAAGATTTATCATAGGAATCGCCAAAGCTAAATCTGTATTTTCTACGATTATTACAACGTTTAGTTAGAATAAGGTCTGAGAAAAGGCAAGAACCAGAGAGAAAATTTGTAGGTGGTAGGTGGTAGGTGAGGAGTGATGGCAACacctttaaataaaataaggctTCTTAGCCCTCTACGCAGAAGCGGTCGGCTGTAGAGGCCAGCCATTACCCACCCAGTATACGCATGATTTATATATACTATgaaatacaattttttattttttatttttcataaaatattatatttataatttaatagaTGAAGACATAAATACACTCACATACTTTAGCAAAAAAGTTTTGTAAcatctcaaatttttaaaacatttcattaaatatttttatttcaaaaaataaaattattaaacatcgtttaatttgtattaaattaaatttacttttgtaCTTTACCAGAAACGTCTCGTGGcactcaaaattatttaaaaaatgtttagtaGTTTCACTTAGTGTAAAGCTTTTTTTGGTAAAGTATAGGagtacatttaatttaatataaattgaaaacgATTTAAtagttctatttttttaaaataaatgtttgTAATGGGacattttaaaagtttaagatctcacaagatttttttactaaaatgcAAGGATATATTTATGCCTTCAcccataatttaattagaatatatgATTATAGGTAACAATAATTATCAAAGTTGGAatcttttgattaaattaaaattataatttaatgattaatgataatgttaataaatttaaaatctcgAATTTgaatctcacaattctcaattttttctccAATTGGGAGTGTTATAATcctactaataaaaaaaatgttgttgTTGCAATATATTTCATTGacatttatatactaaaaaataaattatttatcaatataatttctaattatgaaaataataattttgaaatactttttaattttattttaatcatttcatattttaatctgaaaaatattctaattttatcttgatataattttatattaatcattttaacaaatactatctaaGAAGATAAATGCAAGTTTTCATAGTGACCTtaacacattaaaaattattcattttgaaaataaaataaattagtattatcctaaaataaaaaaaaattctatgatagaaacattttaaattataattttcttgttATATAGTAttttgctaaataattttaaattatggaGAGGTCTCTCATCTTTAAGTTAGGGATATTTTAAAgagagaatttaattaattaattaattaattcaaatacgATGAATTTATCATTAAccaataaattatttgaaagttaaaattagatataataaatatatattatttaaatataagaattatcTATTATGATTTaaccattatttttaaaacaataattagcattattcattatatatttatgtcaaTATAAGATTAAATTATATCAgaattaagaatttaaatagcatttacgCATAATGTGATATCATTCCCTGTTTCTTTGATGGTCTCTCTAATCAAAATAAGAACgtcattaaattaatatattttatcaaacaaaataaattttattaaaaaatattaaatttattattattattattatttaataacataaCTTATTTTGATTGGAGAGAGCGGCAAGAGAACAAGATTGGCAGATGTGGACTATCATTCTCTCGCTTGTCAAAAGGCAGCCTCATGGTGAGTGGAGTCACGTGGCGATGCTTACCGCGTGGGGGAAGTGTCACTTCTGAGTATTTTTTCTGGGCCAAGTGTGATGGAAGGTCAAGAATTTGATTCGTGCACCGTTTAAATATAATGTAGTAATACTATttgtagatttatttttaatatttataaaattataaatatatttaaaaattaataatatttcttaacaaattattaattatttcttaacaaattataataaaaaatagagaaaattatacaCAATATCCCTAAGGTTTAGAATAATTACAAAAAGTACCATGATATTTgtaaaaatacaaagaatatCTCAAAGGTTCAATGTTATGTTATAATTTTCCATTTTGTCAATTAACTATAGTTAAATTTTATAAGAAGACTAAAATACTTTATAtttaaactcatttttcttttttctttttttttatttctcttgtttGTAGTAAACAAATGGTGACCGACAAATGTAAAGAATAATAATGACGACGAAGTTATTTACGGTGGTAACGACGATAATAACCATAAATgcatttgttttctttatttctctgatttctctttctttctttaattttctttttcgaaTCCAAATATAAGTTAAAGATAAACAGTTcccatttttttattcttaatttcttttttttcttcttcttcttatcctaCTTCTTACTCTATCTCCTATTCAAACTTAGATTTGAGTTCAAGACGAAGAGTTTCACTATTTCTATctctaatatctttttttttctttatttcttttttttttctttttctttttttccaaaCCTATTTAGGTTTGAGATGAAAAGTTttacttttttcatttttgattttttcttatctctttctctttttcgaACTTAGATTTGGGTTTGAGATGAAATGTCTCCGTCCTTctattacttttttattattcttcttcttcttttatttttttttcttttttctctttctctctgctTCGAACTTAGATCTAGGTTCAagataaatgattttattattttcctctatctaatttcttcttcttattttatctatctatttttatttatttatctctttttgatttcttcttcttccttttcttttttctttttctctcaacaCCAACCTTCTAAGTTCATCATCATCacctctatttctctctctaggTGATGAATTTGGATTCACTATAAATGACACATTTGGTCTAGGTTTATCCTTTTTCTCTATCTTTGAACCTAGTCTTGGTctgagtttatttttctttatattcgAATACCTTTGAACAATTGACCTTTGATAGTTATTGAttgcttgtttttatttttattttttttaaattgaaagagatgagtgaggaagaaaagaaaaactaaagagaaaaaaaaaaaggtgaaatggtcatttaagatttttttttaacaacatGGGTGGTTATTACCATTTCTTTAACGTTATAGGGGTTTCTAGTAATTTTACCAAACCTTAAGGGTGttcattgtaatttttctacaaattattttctaaaaactataaaaactaaatattgagttcgatattattgttattttttaaaattttgaaaaaaaatagtttttattttttttgaataatgcAAACTACTTTtggttttttgaaaacaaaagcaaagCACTAAACATGATTTTCTATGTGAAACCAAGAGtcttaaaaaatgatttttgttttatagttttttaaataataaatatctttgtattattttcagaaattatgatattttggaattaattctcaaaaaataaattatggaactaatttaccaaaataccatcTTAAAGCTGACATGTGCGAGAGTAATTCTGGCTATACCCATACGATAGAAtaaattacactaacacccACAAAATTAACCAAATTACGATCGATAGCCCTTTACATTCTTAAAATTTACAGTGACCTCTCTTTCGCTATCTTGccattaaaaaagataa
This window of the Diospyros lotus cultivar Yz01 chromosome 5, ASM1463336v1, whole genome shotgun sequence genome carries:
- the LOC127802477 gene encoding cysteine protease RD19A-like, with the protein product MDGRISLLFLLSFLVATSFAAAIDSDSADDDFLIRQVVGGDHLLGAEHHFSLFKRKYGKSYATKEEHDYRFSVFKANLRRALRHQKLDPSAVHGVTQFSDLTPAEFRRNHLGLKRLRLPADATKAPILPTNDLPEDFDWRDHGAVTPVKNQGSCGSCWSFSTTGALEGANFLATGKLESLSEQQLVDCDHECDPEEPGSCDAGCNGGLMNSAFEYTLKAGGLMREGDYPYTGTDGTCKFDKAKIVASVANFSVVSLDEDQIAANLVKNGPLAVAINAVFMQTYVGGVSCPYICSKRLDHGVLLVGYGSAGYAPIRMKEKPYWIIKNSWGEHWGETGYYKICRGRNICGVDSMVSTCGRCCRSSEFGVTAVWTHLTSSSHMVRICVCIYIWWSVSFGL